In Streptomyces sp. NBC_01426, one genomic interval encodes:
- the tsaD gene encoding tRNA (adenosine(37)-N6)-threonylcarbamoyltransferase complex transferase subunit TsaD → MADEPLVLGIETSCDETGVGVVRGTTLLADAIASSVDEHARFGGVVPEVASRAHLEAMVPTIERALKEAGVSARDLDGIAVTAGPGLAGALLVGVSAAKAYAYALGKPLYGVNHLASHICVDQLEHGPLPEPTMALLVSGGHSSLLLAPDITTDVRPLGATIDDAAGEAFDKIARVLQLGFPGGPVIDRLAREGDPKAINFPRGLTGPRDAAYDFSFSGLKTAVARWIEAKRKAGEDVPVRDVAASFQEAVVDVLTRKAIRACKDEGVDHLMIGGGVAANSRLRSLAQERCDDAGIVLRVPRPKLCTDNGAMVAALGAEMVKRNRPASDWDLSADSSLPVTEPHVPGTAHDHGGHAHGHSHDHGHSHDHVHELSKDNLYS, encoded by the coding sequence ATGGCTGACGAACCCCTCGTCCTCGGCATCGAGACGTCCTGCGACGAGACCGGCGTCGGCGTCGTCCGCGGCACCACCCTGCTGGCGGACGCGATCGCGTCGAGCGTCGACGAGCACGCCCGCTTCGGCGGAGTCGTCCCCGAAGTCGCCTCCCGGGCCCACCTGGAGGCGATGGTGCCGACCATCGAGCGCGCCCTGAAGGAGGCCGGGGTCAGCGCCCGCGACCTCGACGGCATCGCCGTCACCGCCGGCCCGGGCCTCGCCGGCGCCCTGCTGGTCGGCGTCTCGGCGGCCAAGGCCTACGCGTACGCCCTGGGCAAGCCGCTGTACGGGGTGAACCACCTGGCCTCGCACATCTGCGTCGATCAGCTCGAACACGGCCCGCTGCCGGAACCCACCATGGCCCTGCTGGTCTCCGGCGGCCACTCCTCGCTGCTCCTGGCCCCGGACATCACCACCGACGTACGGCCGCTCGGCGCGACCATCGACGACGCGGCGGGCGAGGCCTTCGACAAGATCGCGCGCGTCCTCCAGCTGGGCTTCCCCGGCGGTCCCGTCATCGACCGCCTCGCGCGCGAGGGCGACCCGAAGGCGATCAACTTCCCGCGCGGACTGACGGGGCCGCGCGACGCGGCGTACGACTTCTCCTTCTCCGGGCTCAAGACGGCCGTGGCCCGCTGGATCGAGGCGAAGCGGAAGGCCGGCGAGGACGTGCCGGTGCGCGACGTGGCGGCCTCCTTCCAGGAGGCCGTCGTGGACGTGCTCACCCGCAAGGCCATCCGCGCCTGCAAGGACGAGGGCGTCGACCACCTGATGATCGGCGGCGGCGTCGCGGCCAACTCCCGGCTCCGCTCGCTGGCACAGGAACGCTGCGACGACGCGGGGATCGTGCTGCGCGTGCCGCGGCCGAAGCTGTGCACGGACAACGGCGCGATGGTCGCGGCGCTGGGCGCGGAGATGGTCAAGCGGAACCGGCCGGCCTCGGACTGGGACCTGTCCGCGGACTCCTCGCTGCCGGTGACGGAACCGCACGTGCCGGGCACCGCGCACGACCACGGCGGTCACGCGCACGGGCACTCCCACGATCACGGGCACTCCCACGACCACGTGCACGAGCTGAGCAAGGACAACCTCTACTCGTGA
- the rimI gene encoding ribosomal protein S18-alanine N-acetyltransferase yields MTAPTVVLRDMRWWDIDPVLELEHELFPEDAWSAGMFWSELAHARGPHATRRYVVAEDGAGRLVGYAGLAAAGDLGDVQTIAVAREQWGTGLGARLLTDLLRAATAFECAEVLLEVRVDNTRAQKLYERFGFEPIGFRRGYYQPGNVDALVMRLADPANSLSSAQPVRSESHG; encoded by the coding sequence GTGACCGCCCCGACCGTGGTGCTGCGCGACATGCGCTGGTGGGACATCGACCCGGTGCTGGAGCTCGAGCACGAGCTCTTCCCCGAGGACGCCTGGTCCGCCGGGATGTTCTGGTCCGAACTCGCCCACGCCCGCGGCCCCCACGCCACCCGCCGCTACGTGGTCGCCGAGGACGGGGCCGGCCGACTGGTCGGCTACGCCGGACTGGCCGCCGCCGGCGACCTGGGCGACGTACAGACCATCGCGGTGGCCCGCGAACAGTGGGGCACCGGCCTCGGCGCCCGGCTGCTCACCGACCTGCTGCGCGCCGCGACCGCCTTCGAATGCGCGGAAGTGCTCCTGGAGGTGCGCGTGGACAACACGCGGGCCCAGAAGCTCTACGAGCGCTTCGGCTTCGAGCCCATCGGATTCCGACGCGGCTACTACCAACCGGGCAACGTCGACGCGCTCGTGATGCGCCTCGCCGACCCCGCGAACTCCCTGAGCTCCGCACAACCCGTGAGAAGTGAGTCCCATGGCTGA
- the tsaB gene encoding tRNA (adenosine(37)-N6)-threonylcarbamoyltransferase complex dimerization subunit type 1 TsaB: MLLLAVDTATPAVTVALHDGESVLAESNQVDARRHGELLLPSVDKVLAEAGLKLDAVTGIVVGVGPGPYTGLRVGLVTASTFASVLGVPVHGLCTLDGLAYAAGTAGIEGPFVVATDARRKEVYWARYEDPRTRVGEPAVDRPADIAEQVAGLPSVGQGAVLYPDVFTDARAPEHQSAGALAALAAERLAAGAEFLPPTPLYLRRPDAQVPKNYKVVTPQ; this comes from the coding sequence GTGCTCTTGCTCGCTGTAGATACCGCCACGCCCGCCGTCACCGTCGCCCTGCACGACGGCGAGTCCGTCCTCGCCGAGTCGAACCAGGTCGACGCCCGCCGCCACGGGGAGCTGCTGCTGCCCTCCGTCGACAAGGTGCTCGCCGAGGCCGGGCTGAAGCTCGACGCCGTCACCGGCATCGTCGTCGGCGTCGGCCCCGGCCCCTACACGGGCCTCCGCGTCGGCCTCGTCACCGCCTCCACCTTCGCCTCCGTCCTCGGCGTCCCCGTCCACGGCCTGTGCACCCTCGACGGGCTCGCGTACGCCGCGGGCACCGCGGGCATCGAGGGCCCCTTCGTCGTCGCCACCGACGCGCGGCGCAAGGAGGTCTACTGGGCCCGCTACGAGGACCCGCGCACCCGCGTCGGCGAACCCGCCGTGGACCGCCCCGCCGACATCGCCGAACAGGTCGCGGGGCTGCCCTCCGTCGGCCAGGGCGCCGTGCTCTACCCGGACGTCTTCACCGACGCGCGGGCCCCCGAGCACCAGTCCGCCGGCGCCCTCGCGGCCCTGGCCGCGGAACGACTGGCGGCCGGGGCGGAGTTCCTGCCCCCGACGCCGCTGTACCTGCGCCGCCCCGACGCCCAGGTACCCAAGAACTACAAGGTGGTCACCCCGCAGTGA
- the tsaE gene encoding tRNA (adenosine(37)-N6)-threonylcarbamoyltransferase complex ATPase subunit type 1 TsaE, with translation MEEAPREAQRSQAPEAGAATETLITVDSPESMQELGRRVAALLRPGDLVLLTGELGAGKTTLTRGLGEGLGVRGAVTSPTFVIARVHPSLVGGPALVHVDAYRLGGGLDEMEDLDLDVSLPESVVVVEWGDGKVEELSDDRLHVVIARAVGHEEVLDDVRRVTVRGIGSRWADAGLAGLAEATGRVDRAAR, from the coding sequence ATGGAAGAAGCACCGCGGGAAGCGCAGCGCAGCCAGGCTCCTGAGGCCGGCGCCGCCACCGAGACCCTGATCACCGTCGACTCGCCCGAATCCATGCAGGAACTGGGCCGTCGCGTCGCCGCCCTGTTGCGTCCCGGCGACCTGGTCCTGCTGACCGGCGAACTCGGCGCCGGCAAGACCACCCTCACCCGGGGCCTGGGCGAGGGCCTCGGCGTGCGCGGGGCCGTGACCTCGCCGACCTTCGTGATCGCCCGGGTACACCCGTCGCTGGTCGGCGGCCCGGCGCTGGTGCACGTGGACGCGTACCGGCTCGGCGGCGGCCTGGACGAGATGGAGGACCTCGACCTCGACGTCTCGCTGCCCGAGTCCGTGGTCGTCGTGGAGTGGGGCGACGGGAAGGTCGAGGAGCTCTCCGACGACCGCCTGCACGTGGTGATCGCCCGGGCGGTGGGGCACGAGGAGGTCCTGGACGACGTACGCCGGGTCACGGTGCGCGGCATCGGATCACGTTGGGCGGACGCCGGGCTGGCGGGGCTCGCCGAGGCGACCGGGCGGGTGGATCGGGCCGCGAGGTAA
- a CDS encoding alpha/beta hydrolase: protein MAAGAAAGVAVERITVGRGIRMKARLALDAAGDYGSLRGTEGTARAEDGTELYYEVDDLPAQDPGKRRRLRRRTPPAVTVVFCHGYCLGQDSWHFQRAALRGVVRAVYWDQRSHGRSMRGLAQADGEPVTIDQLGRDLKAVLDAAAPEGPLVLVGHSMGGMTIMALAEQFPELVRDRVLGVALVGTSSGLLGEVTYGLPAVGMGAVRRLLPGVLKVLGSQVELVERGRRATADLFAGMIKQYSFGSRDVDPGVARFAERLIEATPIDVVAEFYPAFQIHDKTAALQRFAGVPVTVVAGDRDMITPAEHSVAMKEALPAAELVVLENTGHLMMLERPEIVTGLLMGLLARTGAVPDTGSEAANVGGHGRSTAGSAAQPGS, encoded by the coding sequence ATGGCCGCCGGAGCGGCGGCCGGGGTCGCCGTCGAACGGATCACGGTGGGCCGCGGCATCCGGATGAAGGCCCGGCTGGCCTTGGACGCCGCCGGGGACTACGGCTCCCTGCGCGGCACCGAGGGCACCGCCCGGGCCGAGGACGGCACCGAGCTGTACTACGAGGTGGACGACCTGCCCGCGCAGGACCCGGGCAAGCGGCGCCGGCTGCGCCGCAGGACACCGCCCGCGGTCACCGTCGTCTTCTGCCACGGCTACTGCCTGGGCCAGGACTCCTGGCACTTCCAGCGGGCCGCCCTGCGCGGAGTGGTCCGCGCCGTGTACTGGGACCAGCGCAGCCACGGCCGCAGCATGCGCGGCCTCGCCCAGGCCGACGGCGAACCCGTCACGATCGACCAGCTCGGCCGCGACCTCAAGGCCGTCCTCGACGCCGCCGCCCCCGAGGGGCCGCTGGTGCTGGTCGGGCACTCCATGGGCGGCATGACCATCATGGCGCTGGCCGAGCAGTTCCCCGAGCTGGTGCGCGACCGCGTGCTCGGGGTGGCGCTGGTCGGCACCTCCAGCGGTCTGCTCGGCGAGGTGACGTACGGGCTGCCGGCGGTCGGGATGGGCGCCGTGCGCCGGCTGCTGCCCGGGGTGCTCAAGGTGCTCGGCTCGCAGGTGGAGCTCGTGGAGCGGGGCCGGCGGGCGACCGCGGACCTCTTCGCGGGCATGATCAAGCAGTACTCGTTCGGCTCGCGGGACGTGGACCCGGGCGTCGCGCGGTTCGCCGAGCGGCTGATCGAGGCGACGCCGATCGACGTGGTCGCCGAGTTCTACCCGGCGTTCCAGATCCACGACAAGACCGCCGCGCTCCAGCGGTTCGCCGGCGTCCCCGTCACGGTCGTCGCGGGCGACCGGGACATGATCACCCCCGCGGAGCACAGCGTCGCCATGAAGGAGGCCCTGCCGGCCGCCGAACTGGTGGTCCTGGAGAACACCGGGCACCTGATGATGCTGGAGCGCCCGGAGATCGTGACCGGGCTGCTGATGGGACTGCTGGCCCGCACCGGAGCCGTGCCGGACACGGGATCCGAAGCCGCTAACGTTGGCGGGCATGGAAGAAGCACCGCGGGAAGCGCAGCGCAGCCAGGCTCCTGA
- the alr gene encoding alanine racemase, giving the protein MNETPTRAYAEIDLAAVRSNVRALRERAPRAELMAVVKSNGYGHGALPCARAALEAGATWLGTATPEEALALRAAGIEARILCWLWTPGGPWREAVEADLDVAVSGMWALEEVREAARAAGRPARIQLKADTGLGRNGCQPADWAELVGAAVAAQAEGTVDVTGVWSHFACADEPGHPSIALQLAAFRDMLAYAEKEGVEPEVRHIANSPATLTLPESHFDLVRCGIAVYGVSPAPELGTPAQLGLRPAMSLKASVALVKSVPAGHGVSYGHHYVTDRETRLALIPTGYADGIPRHASGSGPVLVGGEVRRVAGRVAMDQFVVDIGDADVAAGDPAILFGPGDLGEPTAEDWAQAAHTIAYEIVTRIGGRVPRVYRNG; this is encoded by the coding sequence ATGAACGAGACACCGACGCGCGCCTACGCCGAGATCGACCTTGCCGCCGTGCGGAGCAACGTGCGCGCGCTGCGCGAGCGGGCGCCCCGGGCCGAGCTGATGGCCGTCGTCAAGTCGAACGGATACGGGCACGGGGCCCTGCCCTGCGCCCGCGCGGCCCTGGAGGCCGGCGCCACATGGCTGGGGACCGCCACGCCCGAGGAGGCGCTCGCGCTGCGCGCCGCCGGCATCGAGGCACGGATCCTGTGCTGGCTGTGGACGCCCGGCGGGCCCTGGCGGGAGGCCGTCGAGGCCGACCTGGACGTCGCGGTCAGCGGAATGTGGGCGCTGGAGGAGGTACGGGAGGCCGCGCGCGCCGCGGGGCGTCCCGCGCGGATCCAGCTCAAGGCCGACACGGGCCTCGGGCGCAACGGCTGCCAGCCCGCGGACTGGGCCGAACTGGTCGGCGCCGCCGTCGCCGCGCAGGCGGAGGGGACCGTCGACGTCACCGGCGTCTGGTCGCACTTCGCCTGCGCCGACGAGCCCGGGCACCCCTCGATCGCGCTCCAGCTCGCCGCGTTCCGCGACATGCTCGCGTACGCCGAGAAGGAGGGCGTCGAGCCCGAGGTGCGGCACATCGCCAACTCGCCGGCCACGCTCACGCTGCCGGAGTCCCACTTCGACCTGGTGCGCTGCGGGATCGCCGTGTACGGGGTGTCGCCCGCGCCCGAGTTGGGCACCCCGGCCCAGCTGGGGCTGCGGCCCGCGATGTCGCTGAAGGCGTCCGTCGCGCTCGTGAAGAGCGTCCCCGCCGGCCACGGAGTCAGCTACGGGCACCACTACGTGACGGACCGGGAGACCCGACTGGCCCTGATCCCCACGGGCTACGCCGACGGGATCCCGCGCCACGCCTCCGGCTCCGGCCCCGTCCTGGTGGGCGGCGAGGTCCGGCGGGTGGCCGGGCGGGTGGCCATGGACCAGTTCGTCGTCGACATCGGCGACGCCGACGTCGCGGCCGGCGATCCGGCGATCCTCTTCGGCCCCGGTGACCTCGGCGAACCCACCGCCGAGGACTGGGCTCAAGCGGCGCACACGATCGCGTATGAGATCGTCACCCGTATCGGGGGGCGCGTGCCCCGGGTGTACCGCAACGGCTGA
- a CDS encoding NAD(P)H-hydrate dehydratase, which produces MRTAYSVETVRAAERELMAGLPEGALMLRAAAGLAAVCAGLLTRRRGKVYGARVVLLVGPGDNGGDALYAGARLARRGAGVTAVPMDPARVHPGGAAALLAAGGRVEPAVPERADLVVDGLVGIGGRGGLRPAAAALVERIPTGAVVVAADLPSGVDADTGEVAGAAVRADVTVTFGAHKPGLLIDPGAALAGVVRPVDIGLALPAPELEALQHADVARLLPEPTAESDKYRRGVVGIVAGSARYPGAAVLAVAGALRGGAGAVRYVGPAADAVLARYPETLIGPGRVQAWVVGPGLGDARADEVAGVLAQSDVPVLVDADGLRGLDPEVLRGRSAATLLTPHAGEAAALLGVSRHEVEAGRLAAVRALAGRYGASALLKGSTTLIASDGDPVVRVNPTGTPWLATAGSGDVLSGVAGSLLAAGLSGVDAGAVAAYLHGLAGRFASDGAPVLAQQVADAVPRAWRDVRSG; this is translated from the coding sequence ATGCGTACTGCTTACAGCGTGGAGACCGTACGGGCCGCCGAGCGCGAGCTGATGGCCGGGCTGCCGGAGGGCGCCCTGATGCTGCGGGCGGCGGCCGGCCTGGCCGCCGTGTGCGCGGGCCTGCTGACCCGGCGTCGGGGCAAGGTGTACGGGGCGCGGGTCGTGCTGCTGGTCGGCCCCGGTGACAACGGCGGCGACGCCCTGTACGCCGGCGCCCGGCTGGCCCGGCGCGGCGCCGGGGTGACGGCGGTGCCGATGGACCCCGCCCGGGTGCACCCGGGCGGGGCCGCCGCGCTGCTGGCCGCCGGAGGCCGGGTGGAGCCGGCCGTTCCGGAGCGTGCCGACCTGGTCGTGGACGGGCTCGTCGGGATCGGTGGGCGGGGCGGGCTGCGCCCGGCGGCCGCCGCGCTGGTGGAACGGATCCCGACGGGCGCCGTGGTGGTCGCCGCGGACCTGCCGAGCGGGGTGGACGCGGACACCGGGGAAGTGGCGGGGGCGGCCGTGCGGGCCGACGTCACGGTGACGTTCGGGGCGCACAAGCCCGGCCTGCTCATCGACCCGGGGGCCGCGCTGGCCGGGGTGGTGCGGCCGGTGGACATCGGGCTCGCGCTGCCCGCCCCGGAGCTGGAGGCCCTGCAACACGCCGACGTGGCCCGGCTGCTGCCGGAGCCGACCGCCGAGAGCGACAAGTACCGGCGCGGGGTGGTGGGCATCGTCGCCGGCTCCGCGCGCTACCCGGGGGCGGCGGTGCTGGCCGTGGCCGGCGCGCTGCGCGGCGGCGCGGGCGCGGTGCGGTACGTGGGTCCGGCCGCGGACGCGGTGCTCGCCCGGTACCCGGAGACGCTGATCGGGCCGGGCCGGGTGCAGGCGTGGGTGGTCGGCCCGGGGCTGGGGGACGCGCGGGCCGACGAGGTCGCGGGTGTGCTGGCGCAGTCCGACGTACCGGTACTGGTCGACGCGGACGGGCTGCGCGGCCTGGACCCCGAGGTGCTGCGCGGGCGGTCCGCGGCGACCCTGCTGACCCCGCACGCGGGGGAGGCGGCGGCGCTGCTGGGGGTGTCCCGGCACGAGGTGGAGGCGGGGCGACTGGCGGCGGTGCGGGCGTTGGCAGGCCGTTACGGCGCCTCGGCCCTGCTGAAGGGCTCCACGACGCTGATCGCCTCCGACGGGGATCCGGTCGTCCGGGTGAACCCGACGGGGACGCCGTGGCTGGCGACCGCGGGCAGCGGCGACGTGCTGTCCGGGGTGGCGGGGTCGCTGCTGGCGGCGGGGCTGTCCGGAGTGGACGCCGGGGCCGTGGCGGCGTACCTGCACGGTCTGGCCGGCCGCTTCGCCTCCGACGGGGCGCCGGTCCTCGCACAGCAGGTGGCGGACGCGGTGCCGAGGGCCTGGCGGGACGTCCGCTCCGGGTGA
- a CDS encoding holo-ACP synthase, whose amino-acid sequence MIVGVGIDVAEIERFGAALERTPNLARRLFLDAELTLPSGERRGTASLAARFAAKEALAKALGAPGGLLWTDAEVYVEETGQPRLRVSGTVEARALALGVKSWHISLSHDAGVASAVVIAEG is encoded by the coding sequence GTGATTGTCGGTGTGGGGATTGACGTTGCCGAGATCGAGCGGTTCGGCGCCGCGCTGGAGCGGACGCCGAACCTGGCCCGACGGCTCTTCCTCGACGCCGAGTTGACGCTGCCGAGCGGCGAGCGGCGCGGCACCGCCTCGCTCGCCGCCCGGTTCGCGGCCAAGGAGGCGCTGGCCAAGGCGCTCGGCGCGCCCGGCGGACTGCTGTGGACCGACGCCGAGGTGTACGTGGAGGAGACGGGGCAGCCCCGGCTGCGGGTGTCGGGGACCGTCGAGGCCCGGGCGCTGGCCCTGGGCGTGAAGTCCTGGCACATCTCGTTGAGCCACGACGCCGGCGTGGCGTCGGCCGTGGTGATCGCCGAGGGGTAG